A section of the Clostridium omnivorum genome encodes:
- a CDS encoding chemotaxis protein CheC — MDYLNLKPIQLDALREVGNIGAGNAATALSQLINKKIDMTVPAVNIVPFDDIFSRIGGEEVVIGVIVRVLGDTPGNILFIFEKEVALNLIETLTGERDEQITEMGNSVLCEVGNIISSSYMNSIARFTNLVITPSVPAVTYDMLGAILSTTFIESGQFDDMVLDIETIFLQNNEEISGHFYYIPMPGSLEKILGALGVN, encoded by the coding sequence ATGGATTATTTGAATTTAAAGCCTATACAATTAGATGCATTAAGAGAAGTAGGCAATATTGGTGCAGGGAATGCGGCTACTGCACTTTCACAGCTCATTAATAAAAAGATTGATATGACTGTGCCAGCTGTTAATATTGTTCCTTTTGATGATATCTTTTCTAGAATTGGAGGAGAAGAGGTTGTTATTGGAGTTATAGTAAGAGTTTTAGGTGACACTCCAGGAAATATATTATTTATTTTTGAAAAGGAAGTTGCACTTAATCTAATTGAAACTCTAACAGGAGAAAGAGACGAGCAAATTACTGAAATGGGTAATTCAGTTTTATGTGAAGTAGGGAACATAATATCCAGCTCCTATATGAATTCAATTGCTAGATTTACAAATTTAGTAATTACTCCATCGGTTCCAGCAGTTACTTATGATATGCTAGGAGCTATACTATCTACAACCTTTATAGAATCTGGACAGTTTGATGACATGGTATTAGATATTGAAACAATATTTTTACAAAATAATGAGGAAATTAGTGGACACTTTTATTATATACCAATGCCAGGATCACTAGAAAAAATACTAGGTGCATTAGGTGTTAATTAA
- a CDS encoding response regulator: MAKVLIVDDAAFMRMMIKDILEKNGFEVVGEASNGLKAVELYKKETPDVVTMDITMPEMDGIEAVKAIKAFDPAAKIIMCSAMGQQTMVMDAIRAGARDFIVKPFQPDRVLEAIRKVIG, translated from the coding sequence ATGGCTAAAGTATTAATAGTTGATGATGCTGCTTTTATGAGAATGATGATAAAGGACATACTAGAAAAGAATGGATTTGAGGTTGTTGGCGAAGCTAGTAATGGACTTAAAGCAGTAGAATTATATAAGAAGGAGACCCCAGACGTAGTTACAATGGATATAACTATGCCTGAAATGGATGGTATAGAGGCAGTTAAAGCTATAAAAGCTTTTGATCCTGCGGCAAAGATAATAATGTGTAGTGCTATGGGACAGCAAACAATGGTAATGGATGCAATTAGAGCTGGAGCAAGAGACTTTATTGTAAAACCATTCCAACCAGACAGAGTATTAGAAGCCATTAGAAAAGTAATTGGCTAG
- a CDS encoding chemotaxis protein CheW: MQVVIFKLNDEQFAVETAKVQSINDMMEITKVPKAQSHIKGLINLRGNIISLLDINLLLDVEKKESSQSNIIILEIQEEMVGITVDQVDEVLDIEEDIIEKGEDERKKGYIKGVINFKDRIVTLIDIEKLLLN; this comes from the coding sequence ATGCAAGTTGTAATATTTAAACTAAATGATGAACAGTTTGCTGTTGAAACAGCAAAGGTTCAAAGCATAAATGATATGATGGAAATAACTAAAGTACCTAAGGCTCAAAGTCATATAAAAGGTCTTATAAATTTAAGAGGTAATATAATATCATTATTAGATATAAATTTACTACTTGATGTAGAGAAAAAAGAAAGCAGTCAAAGTAATATCATAATTCTTGAAATTCAAGAGGAAATGGTAGGAATTACAGTTGACCAAGTTGACGAAGTATTAGATATAGAAGAAGATATAATCGAAAAGGGTGAAGATGAGAGAAAAAAAGGTTATATCAAAGGTGTTATAAATTTCAAGGATAGAATTGTAACTCTTATAGATATTGAAAAACTACTTTTAAATTAG
- the fliM gene encoding flagellar motor switch protein FliM, with protein MAEVLSQSEIDALLSALSSGELKPDELPKEEDKQKIKPYDFRSPQKFSKEHLRTLELIYDNYSRIISNYLTAQVRSNVKVKIESIEQITYEEFIHSVSNPTILTIFKMPPLSGSILFETNPQFVYQIIDVLLGGAGNGKYKNREFTDIDKNIIRLINQNLISNMKLAWEDVMEVEPEIEGLETNPALNQTMAPTEPVALITMSAEMNKSSSLVNICIPYLSIEKVLDRLVVQYWFQDNDEALLNESRERLKNRLNIVDVAVTAVLGSSNITIDDFLKLNVGDVVTLNEKCNSAVQVYVEDQPHYYAKPGIVGKNLGIQILDIIDKDVENYE; from the coding sequence ATGGCAGAAGTACTATCACAAAGCGAAATAGACGCTCTCCTGTCTGCCTTATCCTCTGGTGAATTAAAACCAGACGAACTTCCAAAAGAGGAAGACAAGCAAAAAATTAAGCCATATGATTTTAGAAGTCCTCAAAAGTTCTCAAAAGAACATTTAAGGACACTGGAATTAATTTATGATAATTATTCCAGAATTATTTCTAATTATCTTACAGCTCAAGTTAGAAGCAATGTAAAGGTAAAGATAGAGTCAATAGAGCAGATTACGTATGAGGAATTTATTCACTCTGTGTCAAATCCTACTATATTAACCATTTTTAAAATGCCTCCGCTTAGTGGCTCAATATTATTTGAAACAAATCCTCAATTTGTTTATCAAATAATAGATGTTTTATTAGGTGGAGCAGGAAATGGTAAGTACAAGAATAGGGAATTTACTGATATTGATAAAAATATTATAAGGCTTATAAACCAAAATCTAATTTCAAATATGAAATTGGCTTGGGAGGACGTTATGGAAGTAGAGCCAGAGATTGAAGGATTAGAAACTAATCCAGCTTTAAACCAGACTATGGCGCCTACTGAGCCTGTTGCCCTAATTACTATGTCTGCAGAAATGAATAAAAGCAGTTCATTGGTGAATATTTGTATTCCTTATTTAAGTATTGAAAAGGTATTAGATAGGCTTGTAGTACAATATTGGTTCCAGGATAATGATGAGGCACTTTTAAATGAATCACGTGAAAGGCTAAAAAACAGATTAAATATTGTAGATGTTGCAGTAACTGCAGTTCTTGGTAGTAGCAATATCACAATTGATGACTTTTTAAAGCTCAATGTAGGTGATGTGGTTACTTTAAATGAAAAGTGCAATAGCGCAGTTCAAGTTTATGTTGAAGATCAACCTCATTATTATGCAAAGCCGGGTATAGTAGGGAAAAATTTAGGAATCCAGATACTGGATATCATAGATAAGGATGTGGAAAATTATGAGTAA